The bacterium DNA segment TTTCACTCATCAAATTATTCAAAACAGCCAATAGCACCTGGCACCCCGCAGCATCAAGGCCAGAATCTATCTCATCAAGCACAATACATTTGGGACGCAACAAAAGAATTTGGACTAGTTCAAAGCGCTTTTTTTGCCCACCTGAAAAACCTTCATGCACACAACGATCCAAAAAAGAGCCATCCAAACCGACCAATACAAAAAGTTCTACTATTTTTTTAAAAAATCCATCCAGATCGGCAATCTGACCCACAAGTGCTTCGTACGTAGCTTTTAAAAAGACAGAAACCTTAAGCCCTGGAATTGCAATCTGATGTTGAGTAACTATAAACAGACCTTTTTGTACTCGTTCAACCACGCTCATGGCCTCAAGCGAAGTACCCAAAAACGTAACTGTTCCTCTCTTTTTTTTATAATGAGCATCACCCCGCAGAAAATGTACCAGCGAACTCTTTCCCGAACCATTCGGCCCAACGATAAGTTGCATTTGCCCAGGTTTGATAGCAATGGAAAAATCACTTAAAACAACTTTTTCATGGACACAAAGTTGCAGATTTTCAATACTAAGCATCAATTTCTTTAACAAAAAACCACAAATTAATTATACAAAATTTTTTTTAAAAATACTTTTGAAAAGAAATAAAAACTGAGCAAACTCATGATTTTAACATCTTCAAAAATGCAGCAGGTTTTTTTTCATCTTTCACAAACTCAATAATCGCATGAGCAATCTTTTCAGCTGATATGGCCGGATCTGAAAACTCAAGATCATACTGCATACCGTTGTGAACAGAAAAATAGTGACTACGCGCATGTCCGACAGGAGATGTTTTACGCGCTTTTTCACGCTCTTCAATCGCTTCCAATGGTAACTTAAACCCAATCATATAAACGGTGTAATCTTTCAGATAAAATTTAAGGTATTCAACCCAACGAACATCATACAGAATATAATCAACAATAATATTATTACCACATGACGCATATGCGGCAATAGCTTTATGCATACCATAAATAACTTTTTGTCCGGCCGGTCCAATCTTCAATGGAACTAAAACATTACCATCTTCATCTCGCTCTTGTGTCACACTGCGAATCAAAATACCATCATGGGTAAACTGCTGCAACGTTTTCGTTTTCTCAAACTCAGTCAAATCTGGAGCAGGTAACAGTGCATCAAAAAAATTATCAATACCAATAGTGATATACATATTTGCAGAATGAGCTTGCAATAACTTTTGAACCGTCGTTTTGCCAGAAGCAGATGCTCCATTCAAAATAATAATATGACCTTTTTCAGAAGCACCTTTTTTTAAATGAACAAAAAACATATAAATCCCCGCCACGCTGAAAAAAAACATTATTCTCAAAAAAGCAGAAAAAATATCTGCCTTTGTCTTTATCTTCCAAAACTCAAACCAATGCATAGAAATCACTCCTGTACAACACTCAAAATTTCTGGCAGTTCCTGTTTAATGGCCTGCTCAACACCCATCTTTAATGTCATAGCAGAAATGGGGCAGCCAATACAAGCACCATGCAACCGAACATATACAATCCTGTCTTGATAACGGACAAAAGTAATGTCTCCACCATGTTGCAAAACAAAAGGCCGCACCTTCAAAAGTGCAGCCTCAATTTTTTCAGTGTCATACTGACAGGTCGACATGTATTACACCCATTCAATACGAGCAATAGGCGCCGTATCACTCTGGCGCCTTGGCAAATTTAACACACGTGTGTAACCACCAGGCCTTTGTACATACTTAGGTGCAATATCCATAAATAGTTTTTTAACCGCATCATTATCATATGGTAACAACGCATGCACTTTACGACGTGCATTAAAGTTGTTCCCTTCACGCGCAATGGTGATTATTTTTTCAATAGATTTTTGCACCTCTTTAACACGAGGTTTTGTCGAAATTAAAAATCCATAATTAATAAAATGTATCATCTGATTACGTATCAAAGCCACACGATGAGACGATTTTCTATTTAATTTTTTTCTACCATTTTGATGCATCATAGTTAATACCTCTCATGTGATTCATCTTTTTTTGCAAGCATATTTTCAATCTCTTCTTCATTAATATTCATACCAAAAGATAGCCCTAAAGCTTTTACTCTCTCTTTAACTTCTGTCAAAGATTTAAGACCAAAGTTTTTAATATCCAGCAAGGCATCTTCGTTAATATTAACAAGATCAATCACTCGCTTAATTCCATTAATTGTCAAACAGTTATGCGCACGTGGTGGAAGATCAAGTTCCTCAATAGGCTTTAAAAGAAGCTCAACGGGAATGTCTTTGACATCTTGATGGTGCACCTGTGTACGATTTTCAGTTTCATTTGCAACAGCTTCTACCATTTCAGATGGCTTGACAGGAGTTGAAATAACATTGAATGGAATCTCTGCAATAGCTAAAAAATGTTCTAACTGCGTACG contains these protein-coding regions:
- a CDS encoding ATP-binding cassette domain-containing protein; amino-acid sequence: MLSIENLQLCVHEKVVLSDFSIAIKPGQMQLIVGPNGSGKSSLVHFLRGDAHYKKKRGTVTFLGTSLEAMSVVERVQKGLFIVTQHQIAIPGLKVSVFLKATYEALVGQIADLDGFFKKIVELFVLVGLDGSFLDRCVHEGFSGGQKKRFELVQILLLRPKCIVLDEIDSGLDAAGCQVLLAVLNNLMSEKVDRSVLLITHRPELFQSMCNVQIYHMKIASEFT
- a CDS encoding AAA family ATPase, producing MFFVHLKKGASEKGHIIILNGASASGKTTVQKLLQAHSANMYITIGIDNFFDALLPAPDLTEFEKTKTLQQFTHDGILIRSVTQERDEDGNVLVPLKIGPAGQKVIYGMHKAIAAYASCGNNIIVDYILYDVRWVEYLKFYLKDYTVYMIGFKLPLEAIEEREKARKTSPVGHARSHYFSVHNGMQYDLEFSDPAISAEKIAHAIIEFVKDEKKPAAFLKMLKS
- a CDS encoding NifU family protein, which translates into the protein MSTCQYDTEKIEAALLKVRPFVLQHGGDITFVRYQDRIVYVRLHGACIGCPISAMTLKMGVEQAIKQELPEILSVVQE
- the rplQ gene encoding 50S ribosomal protein L17, with protein sequence MMHQNGRKKLNRKSSHRVALIRNQMIHFINYGFLISTKPRVKEVQKSIEKIITIAREGNNFNARRKVHALLPYDNDAVKKLFMDIAPKYVQRPGGYTRVLNLPRRQSDTAPIARIEWV